The sequence below is a genomic window from Lytechinus variegatus isolate NC3 chromosome 3, Lvar_3.0, whole genome shotgun sequence.
ACTAGTCAATATCAGAGACACATCTTACTATTCCATAATTGTTCTGTCTTTCTGGTTGCGTTACTGATCAGATTCCTTTGTCCAGACTGCCATAGAGACCTCTGCATAATCCAATAATATGGCAATATATGTCGTAAACAGTTGATGATACGAGGCTACCATTTCTTCCAATCTTGGATAAGGTCTTTACTAAACCATGCTGGCCTCTTTTTTCTGAGTTCTATTGGGTGTTTGTCCCTTACATCATCCTCACTAAGAGTCTCTCCTTCATATATAACAACATTCTCTTTGTCCGGAAGCACTCCATCCTTGTCTAGTTCTCCAAACATCTCCTCTTGAATCTGCTTCGTTTCTTCCCTGATCTTCACCAGACAATGCCTACACATGAacacaaacataaaaaaaaagattttcaaatCAAAGTAAATAAAGAAGAATTAAAATTAAGAGCATACATGTAAGATTTCTATTGAAttgatgtatatatttttgattATATTACTTATCACTATTACCTGTTCACGCtttctgatttttattcaaaaaaaaaactttgttttctAAAAGACTTTACATGACAATACTTGTTCtagaaatgttttcatttttattatatcaaCCAGTTATTTAAAGTATTTCTCTACTGTtgaagaattcatcaaaatcaaactcTTTCCAGTTTTCATTTTCAGGTTCTTTACTATTCATGCttggatgataatgataacaaggttAATATTTGCTTATGTAGCTCAAGTGTCATTTACTTTATTGGTAATCTCCAAGCTCTCTACAATTATGCAGCTTTATTAACCTGACTTTGGCAGAGCAGCCATTAGATGCTTCTAcatgtaaaggcctggtcacatcgcccgagcgttgttgtagcggtcgtggagcggagagaaaaatcatcaccgctcgctaccgttcaccattttcactttcgtttgttttttgctttcgatttttattttcaatttttcccccaattttgtgagcgaaattcgaccctctctccctaccgctccacaactgctccaacaacgctcgggcggtgtgaccaggccttaaccctcgacatttttcgtgataaatctgccgcgcaaaattttttgaccgcgtcgctcgctgacattttactttcaagtctcacgcaacttttgagaccacaattgtgacccccgggtacacggttccaaaattacgcaacatttcgtaagtgcatgcagacccaaaattactcaaaaacgtgaatttgtgtacaaatccattgctaatagtgttcttagccaaaattcataaatgtatcattatttttccttttactgcttaaaatcaattaattttatcttgtttatggtcaaaataaagtccccgacaatttccattgaaaaaacaataaaaaacaaaaagtcgaaaaacaaagaaatacataagaaatttagaaaacaatagaatacataaaaaaataaatgtgattttaatttttttttaaatcaatctagagtatgtgaaacaaaaattagcatttcaggggaattattttattaattagagcaaacttatgattttacgcataaattagcataattaatgagacatgagattttttgcagaatttgatgttatagttttgtagataatgccatgggtaacgcgtgtgccaattttcgtcgcgatcgcgcgatcgacggccgagatcacccccccccccgtcttcttaggcgtcgaaatagcccagtctatttagggttaagtttCCTGGAATAGTTTAATGAAACAGATTCCTGCAAGGTTCCCATTTACCTAATTGTAAGCAATTTAATATCTTTACTAGTGTGTACACTACCATTCTTGACTAAACCTTCTGGTATTAGAAATATACATTggagaaaaatatcatttctACATAAGAACCATATACGGTAACAAATACTGACATTTCCCTTACCCACAAAGGTAGCCAAACTGTCTAAGATTTCCACATGTTTCACAAGGTACCAAAGACGTATTGTATGAAACTCTCTTATCCAGAGCTCTCCTTCTACCTCTGTTGCGTTGAATGCTGCGTCTGTGTTTTGGAACGGCCCACAAGAATCCATCAAACAGCTCTTGTATTGAATTGGGATCATTTCTAGGGTCTCTTCCTTCATTCTGGGACTCTAAACCTCTCAGGGCTGGAATCGCAAGGACTGGTTCTGTAATTGAAAAAAGTCAAGGAGTTTAATGTTACGAAAATAACTAAAGTTCatgaaaatctcaaaattcatttttatttttttctatacttatacaaaagaaacaactAGTGTATTTCAGTGGCAGATACAGGGAGGGTTGGGGTGGACCCTTGGCCCCTAAACCCTGAAGTAGATGGTGTGTACATCAAACAAGCTTCAGATTTTGATGACCATGCTTGCACAATGCAACTTTCAAAACTTGTGCATTGGAAATCATCTTGTACTTTGTTAAGTAGATCTCTATATCTGGTCTAGCTTTTCTATTACTGCCCACAATAAATTGGgaatatatcataattttcattatgttttggGTGTTGAGGATTTTTTTGATGTATTATTTATGACAAATTAAGAGCTTTATGAATTATTGCTGGGTGAAATGTTGGCTCAATCTCAGCTATAGAAAATCAGAACAGAACGTAACACTAAAGAGGGTGTTACAATGCGTATGATGATGTCtctaatatcatcatcatttattatcACCTTCAATTGACCACTGGTACTGACTCGATAAATAGCCCAAGTTGCTCAAGTTTGATGCTTTCAATGTTCTGCTGCTCCTgacgtcatacatgtatataagagCCAGTCACAACTCTCATGAAGAGTATGTGcgctatttttttctttaaaatgacatttgtGCAGGTATGTCAATTCAATGAAGATGTAAATTTGAAGGTTATTTAGGATGACAGACAGAATAAATTAAAGTTTTTATCAATCGAGATGTGCATGCCACATGCCATGCTTATGAATTTCAAGCCTCTTGACTGACAGAATGCTGCTATTTGTTTTGTGGCAAGCGCATGTCACTCTTGCAATGATTGCCCACATGGTTTGGAAAGGATGTTAGATATGGAAAATATTGTATAAGCCTCATAAAATCCTCCCTTTGtttagatgtaaaaaaaagaaatcaaatgtcTTACTGTTGTTTCTAGAacttaaaatgtttataaattAATCACAAGCATTGGCAGTTCACTTTGCAATactaaaaatgatttatttgaacAAAGGTGTGTAAATGAAGAGAAAGAATATAATTTGAAGAAGTTGTGAGTTGGATGTAAACGTCTTGCAGGGGGGGGTCAGTTGCTGGCAAAATTTGCTGGAAGCAAGAACAACTCACAGGTGCGTGAATGCAggaatatttcattcataaagATTTGTGTATATTACATCACTGGGTCGTGTAAGTGTGTGTGTCACATTCATTTTCAGTTGAGGGAAATAAATAAGCTATTTGATTGGTCCATTCTGCGTCTGATTAGAAATCAGAAAATACTGCACATTGATTCCCCTATTACATGCAAGTGCATTCAGTAACTCCAGTTGACCAATGAAAATCTGTAATATTGTGATGATGTTAAACTGAATCATGCTTCACTGATAATTACTCATAAGAATCTCGACTCACCCTTGGCTGTTATCTTTCAACTGCCAAAATATTTAAAGGAATTGACAAATATCTTTGCTTTGGAAAGATATTAAGGATATCATCGGATGAGCAAATTTATGGCCAAGAATAATCAGAAGATATTTTTGGACAAAGAATCTAACATTATCTAAGAAATTGGGAAAGGTGTTTAGTTTCAGCTTTTGTTTATGTTAATGGCCTGAATCCCAAAGTATTTATGCAATAGGCTACTGGTAATCTGTATGGTTTATGCCATGATAAAGCAGCTGTTTCACACTTTGAAGCTCTATTTCACCTTTTGGATGGAGGAAGAAATTATCGGATCTATGCATGGAATACTTTTACATAACGGTATGAATACCTCAATGTTCAACCTAATATAAATAAAGGTAAGTTTTATTCTGCAAATCTATTTCATCCATTTATGTGAATATTCATCAGCCCCATTGAGTTTTTGGTACAGGTAGGCGTTATCAAATTATGTAGGTCTTTGCCTGAGTTAGTGATACTGATTACAGCTCCTGCCAATTTGATTCCTTTTAAACAAAGTCGTTGATACGGAATCATCAACATGTTTTTAGCAAGACTCATCCAAAATTGGATTACTTCATTTTCAcaacccattttcttttcacctgCTTTTATCCCAGACCCAGAGTGATGATGTCATGTACAAATGGTTGGAGGACAATCGTTCAATTGAATCACAGATATTTTGTGGAGTTTGTAAGAGCCTAAGAGACCCTTCAAAGCATTTAAGAAAGTGAGGAGGAAAGGCGGCAGAATCTGCAGGTGCCAAGGAACTGTAAGATGGCCTCATGACAAGAGCTATTTGGGCCAAAAGTTTACCTTTTTTACAGATATTCACAGACTGATGATACAAGTCTTTGGATGGTCAAAGGAGGTTATACTTTACGCACTTGAGAATGAGACGGGAACAATCTGCTGCCATTAATTGAACGGCATATGGAAAAGGGATCAACAATCTACTCTGATGGGTGGGGTGCCTATTTCAGGTTGAACGAGCTTGGGTATCATCATTTCACCATTGTGCACTCTTGACACCTTTGTGCAAAAATATTAAGATATGACAAGAGAAGAGGCAACAACTGTTCCTTCCAATACAATACCAAGTGCCTCAAAGATTGAAAAAGACCACTTCAAAGAATGAATCCCATCTCTGTGAAATATGGAGAAACACCCACTGATACCTGCATTCATGGATTTAATTAGGGATCATTATAATCTTACAGGGAAACCCAATCTAAGCATCAAAGTTGCTCTCTTTGACACATAGCACGCCAACAAGGAGGACAAGCTCATGAGAGAGAAATTAACGAGCCCAGCCCCTGCAAGGATGGATTCTCCTCCAAGAGGATCTTCACTATTCGCCCCAGTCGTCTCCCAGAGACGTTCCAAGACCATTAGGCATCCCTCCAAAAGCCAAATCATCCGTGCCTTTGATACCCTCGACTGCCGTCGTCAAGTCAAGTGTGTCCTCTCCTTGCCGAATTCTAGCATCTCCAGTATGCTTTGTGTGACATCGCCATCGTGGGTGCGTCATGGTCTactggttctgactcttgcctttgaaacagagggtcgttggCTCGAAAcatagccatggtgtgttttccttcagcaagatatttttctacactgtgctgcactctacccaggtAAGGTgagtgggtacctggcaggagtaattccttgcatgcactgagcgccggtgatggtagcttgagctaaagccaggTAATAATACCagcactttgtatcctctggcaaaaagcgctttataaatccagctattattattattattatcacatgGCCGAAGCAAGAAAGGcaaggggaagaagaagagtAAGAGTGGCACATTTACTGGCACATTACATCATCCTCCTAGCTTTGTACCCATTGACAAAAAAATGGGAAAGCAAACTTCAGAAGGACAAGTGTGTTAATCTGTATGATAGGTAAAACTCTGTCAGAGATTGGGGATCAGACAATGATTTCCAATAAATGAGTTCTTACAGGCCTATACTTCATTAACAGGCGATCAGGGTTTGGAAACAGTTTTATTACTATTTACTGGCTTTGAAGAACTGAATTGTTGGGGTTTACTGCTCTCATCACATTTCATCATAAGGACATATTCATCATATTAACTCAACCTTACAGATTTTAAAATTATGACCATTTGtttgaaccataaaatgttaaaatagaattccacatgtttagggaggaataaaaaatgttccgcatgacaatgaggagaaaattcaaatatttcatacaataaaatacaaaagaaatagtaagtgggtgatgtcatcagtcccctcatttgcatactgattAAGATATGCATATTAGGCCtaggagtaaacatcgattgatcaaaTGGTTCGAATGGCTTGCCGCCGATCgccaatcgattagcaaaatttacaccaatggaatgttcggcagatcccgattatgacgtTGGGATAACTCGATTACCCaagtaatgataacaaaatgacaagaaaacaatgatgacaacAGTTTTTTAATAAATTGTACTTGATACAAGTTTGAAAGTGATGTTACCGAGGTAATTTGTCAAAAATgatcaatgattgtattactTTCACAGGTAAACACCGACCTGAAAGAGCTCCAAGAATGTTAATCCCACCCGGCTTGGCCCTTGCCCTCGATACACAATACATTGTCTGCGTGCTCAAAACAGAAAGTTTACACACAACCAGCTCACTtaagctgattggaccttcgatagccaatgaaactttttgggaaacaaagaagaagaagcaatatgcttcccttatcaggaaaggaaatgacttcagaaataaattgacccctccccatCTGTGTGTGAGGGAGAAAGATAAGGGGTGAGAGTCAgagaattcctttcatgtttcaaaacaatgcaactctttttatatccccctcacacaatCAAAACAACATTCCAACACACACACCGCTGTCAcctactttctcgactagtctcctaaaatagacccagttatacatgtaggttcaaatgataaaaatttgtaattttgaaaggtccatgtacatgtatttcaaatgaaaaatattttgcaaaatattttttttttaatacatgtgtagCATCATGGGCAATGCCACAAGTGGGGgtggggacatggtgtgggcaagggatgacaTTTTTCAAGAAGTGAAATGCACCACCTGTGTGTCAGTCTCAAGGAATACTttatgaatgagttgtttactaAGACTACTTTGGGCTTTGAACTCGGCTGATCTGGGCTGATTTATtaatatgcaggggtgtggcacttggagggatgcatgcatatTAATACCAGGGTACCAGCATTCATTTAGaaaagattttcattggaacaataaaatgaaagatttaatctcatttcatgtagtttcttttgatataaaaatcatggagaaggggaaaagggcctactttcatttatgataaacatgtgactttgatggagattgcTTCTTTCAGGAGCTaggtcaccataaagtaggtcaactattgtgacttcAAAGACGTGATTCCTGACCAAAGATCAAAtcattcaattgtttttttctttcaggaaataattgaatggtaaaaatgacattCCTCCCAGGCCTAGTGCAGATCCACATATAACTTTTCAGTGTTatccttgtttgatttttatcttgctattcaaatcatctttttgttgaggtggacttgtcctttaaatctgaAATCAGCAACGAGTAAAGCAACCTAATTACCATTTGACGTTagtttctttaggatgagttcagtattAATGAAAATACTGACAAATGAtcagcaaatttgtcaccgttagcaCCGGTTCTGAATCTGAAATTCTCAACAAGCATCACAATATCATCATTTTGCAAGCAGGtaacataaaaaatgtgagtttaATGTGGTACTGACTGATTCTAGATCTATAGCATTTGCCGTCAAGCTAATAATAGACTATAAATATCTCATCCTTTAAACtttagtttttgttttaatctcCACAAATACTTTGGTCCATGAAGTTAGAACTCAGAACAGATTTCCAGCACAACGTGCATTTGTCGATCAGAATTGAATTTTTAGATGGCAATTACCGGCGAAACCACTTGACCATGTTGACCTAGTTCacattttcatcaataattttacaatttataATCTTGATTTTTgattaaaatgtaaataatttttatcaaattttactACTTTAATGAATACTTTTTAAAtgtccgcgaagtttggacatcCCATCATGATCATGCTCTCTCTTGTATCCTTCCTCCATTAAGGTCGGAGATCACTAGTTTCAGTCAAAAATACAAATGCAGACACTTCCTACTCGAACCCTTGTAAGGCCACTCATTCAATAAACAAGTTTGTTTACTAATAGAAGACTAACTAGAGTCTACCGGTAAATAATATAAGGCCAGGGACaggtaacccagggagctccagCAAGCAAAGCAGTTCGGAGCTCTAATGGACTCGTCTGAGTAATATTTAGGCAGACActccaaaatggggtagaatgTGGTTAGTACTCCAAATAAAACTAAAagggaaaaatacatgtatattatgcaCTATCGCACTTACCTCGTCCTCGATTATAATGGATGGTCTATTCATTATTCTTGTGACACATCCTAGCATCAGTAATATTGAGGCACAAACTAGACCctcaaaaaaagggaaaagttagACTCGACTATGTCACattcggccattttgttttcacttttgAAAGGAGGACGAACAAAACtgaacttttcctttttctgaGACTGTctgagggtccagtttgtgccaCATCACTTCAGGATTCTGTGTCAAAatatagaccttcatccattatattcataatctaggtaagtgcataatttattccccccccccttttaatTTGGGGTGCTACTGCGACCCCACTCTAGCTCTAGGCctaccccattttggagagtaCCCTCTGCTATTACATGGACGAGGCCTGGGCTCCAACCGGCTTCCGGAGCGAAGCTACGGCCCAAGGAATAAGGCGTACCAGTACCGGTATGGTAAGGTacactcattctatgaacaaggcTATGAATGATGTAACCTTGTTCTCGAATTCTCTGTTACTcctccctgtgtggtgaaataaggttggcaatgtttggcttattttctctttttctttgggacaaatgccTGATTTTTTGACACTGTCAGGTGCCGTTACCAGTAGAGGCGAACGGCCAATATGGGCgactctccaataggggagacaatctcccacattggagacttgctttgcaaaaggacaaaagagacaacaccaacaaaaacaagtttttccacccaaaattttgtctcgctgaggtcagaagcccatttgttttgtgtgtggatgacaacaaaaatccttatcaaaacaaaagtagacggtgaaaaggtgtaaattttcatgaggaatctgcttatcacatttttctttgccgccaaggtaatcctttttttTGCCGCAAATATAAACCAAGAAAattagtctccaaaactggagactgtctctgaaattggataccctaATTCTTTACATtgagtctctgatattggagataatctcccacatttgagacagtctccaatattggccgtgcgcctctactgattaCAGCTAAGAGCTATTCGTTATAAtttggctcttaagtaaatttgattcttttaattattttttcttaattaaaattagagattgaaaaactacAATTGTTGTACCATATTTGCTTCCCACCAaaagagggcgtacacaaaaatatgcccaaaattctaGTTTTcaagcgctctggtgaatacaaaaattacccCCAAGTtactatgaaaaataaaaattgtaacTGTGTGGAAAGTGGTATTTTAGGtcacaaaattgatattttcattatttttaaattgtgtgctgtgtacagcattggcatagaCATAGTACcggtagattccccacaggcggGATGGTATGACAtatcatgcatacatgtatgtaccctGGCAAAAAGCAATTCTAGCAATATGTCTACATGGTCTAAGACTTGTCCGataatgaacatacatgtatagtgacgtattgtattaccggacactatcatatttccggacgcgcatatAACTGCGTAGgaaatcaatttcgtaccgtaagccttccgcagttcaatatcacagatcaattcaaagaacgagattgcaaaaacaaggcgaaaatataacttttaccttatttttctctaaaaatgacagaaaatgcttgaaataacaTACCGTATAACACAGTTTTggcattaacaattgatcccaactgatctattttctgattgAAATACGGACCTGAtttgccgaatttcaatctcgtaCGCTCCATCGATTAAATCGtcgacggctagttctcaaTGTTCCCGGTACCCCGGCCGTGCGCGAGGTTTACCGTGTTGGAGTCTTGGAGAGCCGTCAATGATCGACAGCGCATCGATAGAACTTAACTTGATGACTTAGTCTTACGATATGAACGAGCATCATTAACACTTGGAAGTGCAATATAGAAcgcgcaattaaaaaaaaggaaggctACGGGCTTACCTTTAGAATCCAATGTCATGAATCGATTACAAAAATCTCTAGATTTTAAAACGAGAAAAACAATGGATACGACGTACTTTTTCAGAACTTTATTCTTAATAAGTCTTTGAGACAGaagtggatacatggatacaCATGGATACGAGGATACGTGGATACTACTGGGATACGTACGTGGATACGTAGGATaagtggatacatggatacgaggatacgcggatacgtggatacgagGATACGCGGATACGAGGATACGCGGATACGAGGATACGGCCGGGCATCTGGGATATTtgtggaaaagggggaaaggaagggagagtccagggtgaccagatttcacaaaatgaaatacgggacaattgacaaacgaagatcaacaaagaagcccacacaaagtgtgggcttctgagaatccatagtataattataagacttttgaaaaaaaaatataaagattagaagggaaggtgaacgaaagaatgaaggagagaaacaaaagagatgattgggaaggaaagaaagtaaaggaaaacagaaaaaataacagaaaattagaataaaagaagcattatgaaaaatacgagacatttgacttcctcctgctcgtacgcacgggcgtccgtcgatataacacataatatttttatgaaaatatgcaccttttttcttaaaagttgatggagaggggaaaaattaatcgtatcaagtcggggtattcagtaatgagtacaggagaaactatatttcactgatttttatgattcatcccatttgattaactcatctattcgtgttttgtggctaatctttcccttacgcattgctttttggcagaagttctatggaaaatgcaccttttttcacacaaactttgagacactatattcattcccccattgctcgagaatgaatgggcagttaacgacggggttaaagatttattgaagaatggaatgtatatttcatgaaaatgaaagccatttccccattggatgttatcttcaatacgtgtgtTTTAGATGAAGTCAGTtatcgaataggctctcctggcatttgaggtctctatcggtgacgtcactcaggatcgtcatgcctggaccatcggccaggcaggggtcgcaatggtatatgatttatgcataatgcactcgatatatacaataatcttgtcctcccgttcaaatgaatgtgaaactcatataatttccatcagagcattcaacaggagtactgtagtacacatttctttgttataagtgaattaaagtcccagTGAGTTTGCctcacccctattgtgaaaatgtatcacccctaagttgtaacacagtcagctgtttgcactcagggtcactccgtgacctgtgtgtgcgttcaagagttgtacacgattttctgtctcatttaggcagaaatctttcataatgatgaaaaaaaataataaaagagataaaaaaaggtttccg
It includes:
- the LOC121410288 gene encoding 39S ribosomal protein L32, mitochondrial-like; its protein translation is MAISTGMLRHVNISIQNFLKRFNAGVAKLFSKDGLVFEPVLAIPALRGLESQNEGRDPRNDPNSIQELFDGFLWAVPKHRRSIQRNRGRRRALDKRVSYNTSLVPCETCGNLRQFGYLCGHCLVKIREETKQIQEEMFGELDKDGVLPDKENVVIYEGETLSEDDVRDKHPIELRKKRPAWFSKDLIQDWKKW